Proteins encoded by one window of Diachasmimorpha longicaudata isolate KC_UGA_2023 chromosome 20, iyDiaLong2, whole genome shotgun sequence:
- the LOC135171439 gene encoding uncharacterized protein LOC135171439, giving the protein MFPDGIIKWNCSSSFFEGELLLEVIYRVFSLSVVCNEIKVVVMGPHKNNNTKSLIPNPQNSIPKRSPNHPPKSPPKNSFPHANGVIPPDPFPFPSIFPLKTVSHPPQMASFRQIHFPSRPFSPQKPSPPPTRPLKPPKNPPPPINNKSTAEATGSAPKSPTTRVNCPPIFPLEFPKNSLIHRLPHLPWPNHLHKTVFHRFLESLNPQKTPNRHFDSFHCSPGPLMVLHAWC; this is encoded by the exons ATGTTTCCTGATGGGATAATAAAGT GGAACTGTTCTAGTTCTTTTTTTGAGGGTGAACTGCTCCTGGAGGTGATTTATAGAGTTTTTTCCCTAAGTGTTGTCTG TAACGAAATTAAAGTTGTTGTG ATG GGACcccacaaaaataataataccaAATCATTAATTCCCAATCCCCAAAATTCCATTCCCAAACGATCCCCAAATCACCCCCCAAAATCCCCACCCAAAAACTCTTTCCCCCACGCAAATGGCGTCATTCCCCCAGATCCATTTCCCTTCCCGTCCATTTTCCCCCTAAAAACCGTCTCCCACCCCCCGCAAATGGCGTCATTCCGCCAGATCCATTTCCCTTCCCGGCCATTTTCCCCCCAAAAACCATCCCCACCCCCCACCCGCCCCCTAAAACCCCCAAAAAACCCCCCACCACCGATAAACAATAAGTCCACCGCCGAAGCGACCGGAAGTGCTCCCAAATCCCCAACAACGCGCGTCAACTGTCCTCCCATATTTCCCCTAGAATTCCCCAAAAACTCCCTAATCCACCGTTTACCCCACCTCCCGTGGCCCAATCACCTCCACAAAACCGTTTTTCATCGTTTCCTCGAATCATTAAATCCCCAGAAAACCCCCAACCGCCATTTTGACTCGTTCCACTGCTCGCCTGGTCCGCTGATGGTGCTACATGCG TGGTGCTAG